TACAATTTGCTGATACCaatttaaattaggatcaaaagtcaaacctaaaaattttggaaatatatctttttgtgTCTCATTAGGATCTTCTCTGaggcaaaatattacagtagttgTCTTATCATTATTTAGAATCAAGTTGTTGGCAGTGAGCCAGTTCTCTACAAGATTAATATTCAATTTGTAGTCTTCTAAGAGtttgttataatctttatttgtagttactatagtggtatcatcagcatataaaacaatattcgcAGGTACATTTACACTCAAATCATTCACtgcaattaaaaacagcaaaggccccaaaacagagccctgtgggactccacAGGTTATTGGTTTACacagaaatatatctttttctaCTACTACATATTGAGATCTATTCTTTAAGTAAGAGCTAAGTACATCTAAAGCTATCcccttaatattataatgttctagttttttaatcaaaatgttatgAGACACTCgatcaaaagctttgctaaggTCACAGAAAGTTATAGCAGCAAAGTCTTTCTTTTCATAACAGTCTAGAACCATATCAACTAAATACATAACACTAGCCCAAATTTGTGTAGAAGTTGCATGAAATAGAATATAAGATTAGTCTATAATAGTTCAGTgtttgtgtgtgggtgtgtgtattattttatacataactgTTTCTTTTTTGAAGTTTGTCCAGATTCAATAGATGTCCGGACCAGTGAGAGATTGCTGTATGTAGATTTGTTTCTCTTTTTCCATGGAACTACATAGAGTAGGAAGAACGGGCTTATCAAGAAGTGGTTGCTGTGTACCAATGGCCGGGGACACAATCAGGAGACCTTGATGTTGACTCAGATTGTACCTGCAGACTGCCTGGAGACGCTAGGACTTAAACTTCAACAGTTTCAGGACACGTATTCCATCCCCTTGTCTACTACTGCCAATTATGAAAAGGTAAtcttcagattaaaaaaaatatttgtacactgtaaaataaatggaaattttcTGTGATCAATCGATGTGCAATCAGGTAGTttgaaaataagattttaaacaaTCTAAGTGGAATCGTCTCAACTGAGGGCCTACTATTAATAGTATTTAGTACACCAAATCTTTATCTTAAGTATAAGAGGGTTATCTGTAACGTAAAGAACATTCTGATTTCAATTCTAACTCTTTTCTGTTGCAATCAAGTTCGAAAAATAAATTGCTTTGGACATTATTTATTATCCAATTGTGGCCATGTGTTAAACATGTGTTAACAAACTGATGACTCCACCATATAAGAACAAGAATGCCACAAGTTATTCTAGCGCACTAGATAATAGTTAATACCTCCACCTCCATCTCTTTAATAATGgctataatttagtaaaataaaaaaaaattgcatatgaatgatatttgttttaattgaaaaagtgaGTGAAAAAATATACTCTTCTAATTCCATGTGCTCTAGAACAACATACTTCAAGGGTATTTATTGTAACCTACAAGAAAATAATCCGATGACATATGAGGTAGTATTGCCAAATTTCTACAGACCACCTGCTCATCCCGCTATAAGAGGTTTATGTTCATATACTGTCTCTCTATcgatttaaatacttaaaaacttaTGAATGAAGTATATTTATTTGTCATAAGAGCTGGTGATGTTTAGTTATTGCAAGAGATGTTGAGACGAATCAGTAATGTTCCATACACATAAATCTGGCAATAGTGTTGGGAGTGGTGTGTAGAGGGGGAGCACAAGCCACCATCAGACTGTAATATGGCTGCTGTAGTGAAAATATTAGTGGCGGTTAGTTTCTCTAAGAAGTTGGTTAGGTTTACTTGAATTTCTGTATGTTATATGTTAGTAACTTTCTCTTTTAACAGTTGCTAGAGTCATCAGTGCTTTTAGACATCTATTATTGTTGGTCAGATTGTCATTTAGTGGTTTTgatatttccattattttaattttttgcaatttccaaaataaattaaactcagTTTCATGTGTCTCACTGAGAGCATAGATTTGATGAAAAAcagttaacaatattaatataatataatatagtctATCTCTAAAGCCGATTCACTCTAGAATACAAGCCCAACGCTTTCAGCCCTTGAGATATTAGGTGTGGTTTAATAAAAACAAGGCACAATTCTATTCCTAGGCACATTGCCAGGAATTTATTGGGATGGGGATCCGACTGATGGGGTGTAGGAGATACATAATATCTTTGTGTAAATACATAATATCTTTGTGTAAAGCAAGATCTGGGGATCCTCTTCTGTCACTTGGAatacttcaaaaagtaaatatCTGGAATACACATTTTATGCTTTTATAGTATCTGAAATCCCCTTTAAGTTCATTATTTCTTCAGGAGgtgaataaatgaaataaacatatttttggagCCTATACCCTGATTCTTTTGATAATTAGAAGTTCTGGCATACTTCTAACTTACAAATTCAGTcacaaattttatctttatttacaaaaatttttttaaataatttaagcacCACTTGTAATACCTTCAGTAAAAcagttcttacaaataaatagttcattaaattagtattaaCTTTTCAGTCTCTATAGTTAGATATGAAAAATTCTGGGTAATGAAATTATTAAGATTTTCTTCAAGTAAAATATTGCTGTTATTTccccttttaataatttagtatttaacatttaaagtacTCTAAAAATTCTTCATAGGTGTACAAAAGCATTATAGTATACTGTTTTTATTCCATTCTAACACTACAAGGTTAAATACTTTAGAGCATTAATAGCATTTTGTGTTGTCTTACCATTAAATCCAAAACAGTAGAAATCTCTATAGAGTAAGTTTCAACTTAAATGTTGCAGTGAGGATCTACACTGACAATCGGGAATTACTCAGCTAAATTAAGTTACTATCGCTGATGCATGTTGCGTGTAACAGCGCTGACTTAAAAAACACATTGTCAAGCCCCGtttccatttaaacaaatttgtatcgcAACACGTTGCGCAACATGTGCCTCCGAAACTTGTTTAAATGGAAACAGTCTGCAACATGTGCCGGGGACAAAATTGTTTCAGGCCACCGTGAAACAAAACATGTTGCGCAACTTGTATCACGAAATATTGGAAACAGGCTGCACCAATGTGCCGGGACTTGCGCATGCGCAATACTGTTTACTTGCTGTCAACCTAACCTCAACGTTAACCGATACGTGCTCCTTGTTCAAGTCGTAgacctttacatttttttagttacgGTAGAatctattatattgtaattataaatagaataattaattataatatttattgtgatgGAGTGGCCAAAGTGCAAAGTGGCAAAGTTAATTGAATTGTATGAGCAAGAGACAGTTCTTTGGAACATGAGACACACATGGAACTGTATCTTTAATTCTCAACGCTGTAATGTTGAACTCTACGGTTACAAAATGTTGCAGATGTTTCAGGGAATTTAGCCGGTCAAATTTTATGTGCCACAAGTTGCGCAACATGTTTCAGCAACTTGTGTTAATGGAAACGCACCTTCAgaagaacaaaattttatattgctGTTTTGggttatttttagcttttttataaAGAGAATTCATTATTTATGGCTATATTCTTTCTATTTGTAGCCACTTTAACTCATTTTCATTGTATTAGTCTATTTTAAAAACCTGTGTAAAAAgtgtttattcattttattatatttggttgTTTTGTTCCAGTAATATAATAAGAACACTTTTTTGCAGGAGGGTATTAGGAGCAGCTGTGATGTAAATAAAGCAAATAGTCATAGTTCAACTGTGGTAAAATCATTGAATAGCGCTAGTATTTGTAATTTACAGTCTGCCATCACAATGCCATCTTCTGTGAAAATAACAAAGGAAGTGGTGAAGCAGCAAGAAAATATAGAGACTTTGGAACAAGTTAGGAGATCCTCCAAGAATAACCAAGTGATACATGTAAGAACAAACCAGCAACACTACTTTTCTGAACCTGAACAAGGAAAAGAAGGATTAGACGTTTTTAAGGGATTCGATGATCAAATTAATGAAGAGCAAGGGCAGTTAAAACAAGTACTAAGTTATCCCCACTGCAATCAGATATTAGACgataattctaaattattgaaagagagctttgaaattgaaaatatggAGAAAATGAAACTTCTGCTTAATGGTGTGCAATATCCAAACAACAaccataatataaatgaaattactCTAAGCCACATGGTTGGTGACTTTGACATTGAAAAAATTGAAGTAGATTTACTCCAGAAATCTATAAAGACTTATGAATGGGATATGTTGATGGGGAATATTCCGAGCAAAATCATAAAAGGGAATATTTTGCAGAAGTTTGACAATTATTCTGATAAAACCTGTACAGAAAAGAAATCTATATTTTCAAACCTAATGTCTGAGGgttgtaaaaataacaactttttgagaaataaaattatcCAACAACCAGTCATGGGTTATTCAGCTGACAAAGTAATTTATGGAGATAGATTGATGACTGAATCATCATTGAAAAATTGCAAGATTGATCAGTCGATGCCTGAAGGGATGACTCTCAAGACATACGTGGAACAGTTTAGTGACATTGGGAATCataaagaagatattatcaaTTACAAAGTTGGCTACCAAATTCTGGATGAGAGAATTGTTCCAGATTTACCAAGGTAccctcaaaataatataattcaagcTGATTTACATCTACAAGCAGAGGGTAACCCTTATGGCAGTATTGAAAAGCAACTTGTCAAGTGTGTTGGGAACGGACAGTCGAGTCTTCAGCTGCCAGAGGAGGACAGTAACAACCAGCAGATAGTGAACAAGACATCAATATTAACTGCAGGCTTCCCTAAAAACAGCTTGATGATTCTGCAAAAGGATGTGGAGCATTCTGACAACAATCAgttgataatatttaaatcaatatcatCTGTAATAGAGGAGAAGAATGATAAAGCTAATTCCAAAAAGCAACCAGATAATAACTTATCAGCTCTCATAAAAGATAGTTGGACATTTTTGCaggtaatatattgaatatactaattaagttattttgatgtagttcttataacatttattaaacatgttCAAAACACTAAAGAAAcacaatatctctaaattgaTTGAAGTAAAACTGTTACTGCATTGTACAGGtttgctaaaatttttttaattacacaaaattatacatttactgGTTGTGTTACCAAAGCCTATCATTCGAAGGgctgaaaacatttaatttctgtctgtttgcacaatatctttaaaacaaactaacctatagaaTTCTGCATAAGGAATactaagtttgatgatggtgcaagtcacccttgggatttggttgagtgttatagaatatttttacattggtcttatgggtaaccatgatggcaatgagaaaataatggagtaaataaatttgtaaacaaactcagtacacacATGACAtatttaaccctctaagtggcggtaatatgttgctggaatggcgggctatttttcagagtcaagcaggactatcttacaatttaaaaataaaatgcaaattctaatatgagcaatgcttgttatatatcaatcttttcgtaataaactacagaataacatagtatagtaattttttacataccttaacctttttttatgatatccacacaaatgttaaaaaaaacgtgtttttctccaccaaacttttcatttttacgttctgtaactttaaaaatgttattcctagcagattatgttaaatgcaacctttattcacaatttaattctaaacaaaaaaccttcgataatattttttctatttacaacactgtaaaagttatatgggaaaaactgaatctagaaaaaacactttttctagtCAGAATCGCTAGAAGTTGCTTGCCTTTTCCTCCCTTTCCCTCAGTAAAAAAAACAGACCGTgggagaaaacttaggattattggtactttgggattataccgaccacaccagtatgaagaacacaaaaatataaatttatagaaacaaacatgatagaacgaaaaaagaactctttaattacaaaattaaaaacttacaagcatttccaggtattgtaatCGATAttgttgtctctgttatcttatctttctcgagaatcccgattacggcaggccgcgcggcatcacatgatttgcaaggtacataattgcctttccattacaattcaatttatatttctgatcagcccctctagaatttgatattttactgacaggtactatctcgaggaatgtttttctttcgttgacatcagcgcggggcagcaccattttgggtggcggaatgtgatcaagaataaaaacaagttttgagtgtttttttcaataaagagtttagttttagtttggtaatgtttgtttttgttaaatttttgtgtttggagaaatgtagaggtaaaacacggaagtacaacaaagcgacgcgactctgcaatcacgttatctactagaccgctcgactttgacctctgtctgaggatggggaggggtttgcgataagacaattcctgttttatattgacgaaatattgttttacgctaatctagtaatcagtagaagcaaaatgtcaaataacgattcatgtctgggtgtggtcggtataatcccaaagtaccggattatttcagttagtaccattgattatttcatcgtgatgttgatgatactatatgaaatgtatttaaaatttagtggtgaacgcaactgtgcaaactaggcgtaaaaataattatcggttgcctagcaataagcggcaatgtgaagcgacttctaagacgtcgcttgccacgtcacggcggcgtaaatagaacgtctcagacgtcACTTGCCACTTAGagcagggatgctacaggtcagggaaatcagggaagtcagggaaaagtcaggggaaaaaaaacaggactggaaatcagggaaaagtcagggaatccggtctcaagtcagggaaaagtcagggaatttcgacgttggtcagggaaaaatataaaatccctttacacaaataaacttactgctgccgcgccgagtccaagcctgcagacgacgcggcgcatgaagcaggcttttttgcttttttatatttgccaccctgttagcctcaacaccgcttttttccacccattaattgccaaaaaccctggggattgcgtcgaaaaaagtcagggaaaaatgaaaaatttggtctggaaatcagggaaaagtcagggaatttcattattggactcctgtagcaaccctgtagAGGGTTAAACACTggtatgaaacacaatttaaccTTTCATTGGGCACTTCAATCTTGAATCACTAatggaggtttcctccaggttctTAAATAGTCacataaaattgttgaaaacaagttttattgtttaaaataaaccgcacaaatttatataaaataaaacaaaccgtTTTGTATGTACAGATTTATATACATTAACAGCATATGAACTATGTAATGAATTATTCAAACTAAAAGTTAGCATAGTCATTTCTTGTTGAAATCATTTGTATCTTAAATAAAACTGAGAATATAGTATtagtaaaacgttttttttacaaatacaaatacaaatacaaatacaaatacaaatattctttattttcaaatacattaagtattgaaatggcgtcaaataaaatcatcacaaacagttgttacaatttcaaaaataagctTTTCAAATGGCAATGTTCATTGTCTTCTTTCAATAAACTCGTTAAGTGAGTAAAAAGGATTGTTAATTAGCCAGTCAGTAAGAGTACTCTTCAGTCTTCTCCCGGTGAGGCATCTCAATTCTTCAGGTAGAAGGTTGTGCAGCTTCATGCCCATGTAGGAGGGTTTCTTTTCATATAGGGAGAGATGGTGAACTGGTAGTTGGTAACGAGTACCGTGTCTAGTATTGTAGTCATGTAGGTGTCTATTCTGCGTCAGGGGTTGTCCAACAGCATACAAGATGACTTCTTTTATGTAGAGGTTTACTATTGGCATAATCTTCAGGGTTTTGAAGGCTTCTCTACAACTGTTTTAGTGTGAATGGAacagtttaaccctttgagtgccggagcatcgctgtcagcgatcccgtattatatgcaagaaatgccagaatcgctgtcagcgacttctgcagtaacgcttatattttatacaggggtgctgaaaagtcccgggacggtctaataacttttgaactaattacaatataagaaccaaaatttacatcaagcttttgctcatataaaactattattttatgtatttcaccatgatatcctgcttatgggggacgtcccgctaggggttggtgaaaattcttaaatagaagcataggtcgagtcgtacatcaaattaaagctctttttaattagaaacattttggcgaaaatctgacataaacagttgacgcattacaaaatggcggacactcaaagattataaaatacagaatttttcaaatgcaaacattctggttgttagagaaaactgagacacttaatattttattttacttcttttacttcaaatcacttaccaaaacagttataacaaatattcaaagtgtttgccttcagtttgctgacaatatcctaatcgattgtagaacgcttggaatttggctgaccgttgttaaaaattatcacttagtaggctgacactaTCTCTCTTTTGTCTGCATGAggatgtaaagatttatttttcaatgattgCTGTTTTATCTGCTAATAATGAAATTAGCTAAAGACAATATTTTCCAatgaacctcagtgaagcctgatACACAATACGTGTTGTAGCAT
The Homalodisca vitripennis isolate AUS2020 chromosome 1, UT_GWSS_2.1, whole genome shotgun sequence DNA segment above includes these coding regions:
- the LOC124363475 gene encoding lysine-specific demethylase 3B-like isoform X3; this encodes MEPQNTSKLLRRAGKSSTSYLDLDIGEVLSHVNEIASDRLYDINNSVLKKRQHGGNGKSAEIKRKKPKTDRGKLFCKDKPNGALRTPIQCNAKAEYRIEYLKKAGETFIQDGACSKVAPKLSKCQECKSALQEPRLSPSKTLCRFDAFRRLRYTKNGNLATAGFLDPNKDVTQKDLSLWLPQHLSSSISPDMESSLFLLLHVSSQFYRLLEQEREAITINMAETKIVAWKRMVQGVREICDVCKTALFNYHWVCHKCGFVVCIDCYKSRKNGLIKKWLLCTNGRGHNQETLMLTQIVPADCLETLGLKLQQFQDTYSIPLSTTANYEKEGIRSSCDVNKANSHSSTVVKSLNSASICNLQSAITMPSSVKITKEVVKQQENIETLEQVRRSSKNNQVIHVRTNQQHYFSEPEQGKEGLDVFKGFDDQINEEQGQLKQVLSYPHCNQILDDNSKLLKESFEIENMEKMKLLLNGVQYPNNNHNINEITLSHMVGDFDIEKIEVDLLQKSIKTYEWDMLMGNIPSKIIKGNILQKFDNYSDKTCTEKKSIFSNLMSEGCKNNNFLRNKIIQQPVMGYSADKVIYGDRLMTESSLKNCKIDQSMPEGMTLKTYVEQFSDIGNHKEDIINYKVGYQILDERIVPDLPRYPQNNIIQADLHLQAEGNPYGSIEKQLVKCVGNGQSSLQLPEEDSNNQQIVNKTSILTAGFPKNSLMILQKDVEHSDNNQLIIFKSISSVIEEKNDKANSKKQPDNNLSALIKDSWTFLQDACPLTPTKSKELFPDVPHSWLCGGRLLHLHKSNHPGNFKLFQDQWRRGQPVLVSDVTKHLDQDLWHPESFARDFGDIRNVLVDCMTGRSVHSHLMREFWEGFKHPERRLKDEDGNPMLLKLKDWPPGDDFAEMLPSRPGP